A window of Macrotis lagotis isolate mMagLag1 chromosome X, bilby.v1.9.chrom.fasta, whole genome shotgun sequence contains these coding sequences:
- the RTN4R gene encoding reticulon-4 receptor, translating into MACMCVPVLTPMHPCNMTQGSVAYAFMCEGAYVCAHVFSSTGALVCARRHRVAAPGHLLMCQIPSQEYVPTNLEGRQRSQNSLSLQPWFQFRRILASSISGSKLLIWVLCLNIQSRADPCPGACVCYSEPKITTSCQQQGLTAIPTAIPVQSQRIFLHNNRISRVGAASFRSCRNMTILWIHSNAISFIEATAFAGLDKLEELDVSDNVNLRIIDPATFRGLRRLHTLHLDRCGLLELSPGLFRGLFSLQYLYLQDNNLQTLQDDTFLDLANLTYLFLHGNGIRNLSENVFRGLVNLDRLLVHQNQVSRVHPRAFHDLGKVMTLYLFNNNLTVLSGETMSPLASLQYLRLNGNPWICDCRAKSLWAWFKQFKGSSSDLECHLPLRLAGRDLKRLHSADLEGCVDPVNQIRSGTKIRHGKGPTVEPLPSGAQEGPLKCCQPEVDKSFMYEANGHGGPSTGNGRKDKENMSKPKMVESDPAKNATQKHINDSPFGTFPSNVEVPLTNFQPDLLEPGESSVAPPRRRPGCSRKNRTKAQCRLGPTGSSSGSGSSSGSSSGSGGLLAPAQPSLVLGLLLPVVLLWTSAWSS; encoded by the exons ATGGCGTGCATGTGTGTGCCTGTACTCACCCCCATGCACCCATGTAACATGACACAAGGGAGCGTGGCATATGCATTCATGTGTGAGGGTGCCTATGTCTGTGCTCACGTGTTCTCATCCACAGGGGCACTTGTGTGTGCCCGACGACACAGG GTGGCTGCCCCTGGTCATTTGCTGATGTGCCAGATTCCCAGTCAGGAATATGTCCCCACCAATCTTGAGGGGAGGCAGAGAAGCCAGAACAGCCTCAGCCTGCAGCCCTGGTTTCAGTTCAGAAGGATACTGGCTTCATCAATTAGTG GAAGCAAACTGCTGATCTGGGTCCTCTGCTTGAACATCCAGTCCCGAGCAGATCCGTGTCCCGGGGCCTGCGTGTGTTACAGCGAGCCCAAGATCACCACCAGCTGCCAGCAGCAGGGACTGACCGCCATCCCCACCGCCATCCCAGTCCAGAGCCAGCGCATCTTCCTTCACAACAACCGCATCAGCCGGGTCGGGGCCGCCAGCTTCCGTTCTTGCCGTAATATGACCATCCTCTGGATCCACTCCAATGCCATCAGCTTCATCGAGGCCACCGCCTTCGCCGGCCTCGACAAGTTGGAGGAGCTGGATGTCAGTGACAATGTGAACCTGCGCATCATTGACCCGGCCACCTTCAGGGGCCTCCGACGTCTGCACACCCTTCACCTGGACCGATGTGGCCTCCTGGAACTGTCCCCCGGCCTCTTCCGAGGTCTCTTCTCCCTGCAGTACCTCTATCTCCAGGACAACAACCTCCAGACCCTCCAGGATGACACTTTCTTGGACCTTGCCAACCTCACTTACCTATTCCTGCATGGCAATGGGATCCGGAACCTGTCGGAGAACGTCTTCAGGGGCTTGGTCAACCTGGATCGACTCCTTGTACACCAGAACCAGGTCTCCAGGGTGCACCCCAGGGCTTTCCATGACTTGGGGAAGGTCATGACCTTATACTTATTCAATAATAACCTAACGGTGCTCTCGGGGGAGACAATGAGCCCCCTGGCATCCCTGCAGTATCTGCGCCTGAATGGGAACCCATGGATCTGTGACTGCCGAGCCAAGTCCCTGTGGGCCTGGTTCAAGCAGTTTAAGGGGTCTTCCTCGGACCTCGAGTGCCATCTGCCTCTGCGCCTGGCTGGGAGAGACCTTAAACGGCTCCATAGCGCAGACCTGGAGGGCTGTGTTGACCCAGTCAACCAGATCCGGTCAGGGACGAAGATCAGACATGGCAAAGGACCTACTGTGGAACCCCTGCCTTCTGGGGCCCAGGAAGGCCCTCTGAAATGCTGCCAGCCAGAGGTTGACAAGTCTTTCATGTACGAAGCCAATGGTCACGGGGGACCTTCCACTGGCAATGGCCGCAAAGACAAGGAAAACATGTCCAAACCCAAGATGGTAGAGTCTGACCCTGCCAAAAATGCTACCCAGAAGCACATAAATGACTCGCCCTTTGGGACTTTCCCCAGCAACGTGGAGGTCCCTCTAACCAACTTCCAACCTGACCTACTGGAACCTGGGGAGTCTTCAGTGGCACCCCCTCGCCGGAGGCCTGGCTGCTCCCGAAAGAACCGGACCAAGGCACAATGCCGCCTGGGTCCCACAGGTAGCAGTAGCGGCAGtggcagcagcagcggcagcagtaGCGGTAGTGGTGGTCTCCTTGCACCTGCTCAGCCCAGCCTGGTCCTTGGCTTGCTTCTTCCAGTGGTCCTGCTCTGGACTTCAGCATGGTCCTCTTAA